A genomic stretch from Strongyloides ratti genome assembly S_ratti_ED321, chromosome : 1 includes:
- a CDS encoding Adenylosuccinate synthetase family and P-loop containing nucleoside triphosphate hydrolase domain-containing protein, giving the protein MSSITPAKRSPVHVLLGAQWGDEGKGKIIDYLINSGSKYDITARCQGGNNAGHTVVVNGKKYDFHLLPSGVCNDTCMNVIGNGIVFNIGAFFDEIIHNGIDQIKGWEKRILVSNRAHLVLGIHSQVDGRQEEKLSDSAKIGTTNRGIGPTYSSKCFRNGLRVIDILGDFDEFSRKYKTLVEHYCKQFPNIVIDVNEELKHLKVYAEKLRKLNIVTDTAGYLDNARLEGKSILVEGANGTLLDIDFGTYPFVTSSNSTVGGACTGLGIPPTSITEVIGVVKAYQTRVGTGPFPTEQINEIGEKLQSVGHEFGVTTGRKRRCGWLDLFLLKRTAIINGLTQIALTKVDILDTFNEIKVCIGYKLNGIPISEPPALADDWDRVETEYISMPGWNCDTSNARSFDQLPENCQKYVKYIENFVQVPVKYIGVGVERDALIVCY; this is encoded by the exons ATGAGTAGTATAACTCCTGCTAAACGTTCCCCTGTTCATGTTTTACTTGGCGCCCAGTGGGGTGATGAAGGAAAAGGAAAAATCATTGactatttaattaatagtGGATCAAag tatgaTATAACGGCTCGTTGTCAAGGAGGAAATAATGCTGGACACACTGTTGTTgttaatggaaaaaaatatgattttcaTCTTTTACCGTCAGGAGTTTGTAATGATACTTGTATGAATGTTATTGGAAATggaattgtttttaatattggtGCTTTTTTTGATGAAATCATACATAATGGTATTGATCAAATTAAAGGATGGGAAAAAAGAATACTTGTATCAAATAGAGCTCATCTTGTTTTAGGAATTCATTCTCAGGTTGATGGTCGACAGGAAGAAAAACTTTCTGATAGTGCTAAAATTGGTACAACTAACAGAGGAATTGGTCCAACATATTCATCAAAATGTTTTAGAAATGGACTTAGAGTTATTGATATTTTGGGTGATTTCGATGAATTTTCAAGAAAATACAAAACACTTGTTGAACATTATTGCAAACAATTTCCAAATATTGTTATTGATGTTAATGAAGAATTAAAACATCTTAAAGTATATGCTGAAAAATTAcgtaaattaaatattgttactGATACAGCGGGATATTTAGATAATGCTCGCCTTGAAGGTAAGAGCATCTTAGTTGAAGGTGCTAATGGTACTCTTCTTGACATTGATTTTGGAACATATCCATTTGTCACTTCTTCCAACTCAACTGTTGGTGGTGCATGTACTGGTTTAGGAATTCCTCCAACTTCTATTACTGAAGTTATTGGAGTAGTTAAAGCTTACCAAACACGTGTCGGAACGGGCCCATTCCCAACTGAACAAATTAATGAGATTGGTGAAAAACTTCAATCTGTTGGACATGAATTTGGTGTTACAACTGGACGTAAAAGAAGATGTGGATGGCTTGATCTTTTCCTCCTCAAAAGAACAGCAATTATAAATGGACTTACTCAAATTGCATTGACAAAAGTTGATATTCTTGAtacatttaatgaaattaaagtTTGTATTGGTTACAAACTTAATGGTATTCCAATTTCAGAGCCACCAGCTCTTGCTGATGATTGGGATAGAGTTGAGACAGAGTACATTTCAATGCCAGGTTGGAATTGTGATACTTCTAATGCAAGATCTTTTGATCAACTTCCAGAGAACTGccaaaaatatgttaaatatattgaaaatttcGTCCAGGTTCCagtaaaatatattggaGTAGGAGTTGAAAGAGATGCTTTGATTGTTTGTTATTAA
- a CDS encoding T-cell activation inhibitor, mitochondrial, with amino-acid sequence MNISLFKIPIDLKLIFYRLKTFTAQQAASALRPFYFEVHPDRFPNDPIVRQKNEKNLQIFNGYLNELFPTSKKLKPIEVHFSIKCKKTEVFKNISIPLCSNDPKTIVRTALQKCNLNTDKVPKSVDDEKMKNGGLYISPTDKMNADMIWRDLHAEYYKKKKKGQSSNNELLNVLSKNRDIVFEKMKSWEHMQEICKDEIEHLKRVVGIKRVIWNLSWEQSYMKRCLMGVSFMYRDANDSIKKDIILALNNCTLLFGRGSYITCDGNIQFGADDVPQKWLELCMSINIKRKELSLFIEIHNKLKSLLGEESKLIYNKDGCLSKTIHEYKNLYLRLSNRNKNELQELQELLKGITIEVVSSYDELNINKCGHFFIPCNVEFLFLKDYIKKNIGVSKYLSEKYTLKMIEAETLKNSCKRILQLKNLTWDDNILMEDLRKCILRLEESDESIKNLIIGMNVIISTNPKITVLNDGTVSIPINWI; translated from the coding sequence atgaatatatctttatttaaaattccaatagatttaaaattaattttctatagattaaaaacatttacaGCTCAGCAGGCTGCATCAGCATTAAGacctttttattttgaagttCATCCAGATCGTTTTCCTAATGATCCTATTGTAAgacaaaaaaatgaaaaaaatttacaaatttttaatggatacttaaatgaattatttcctacatcaaaaaaattaaaaccaATAGAAGTtcatttttctataaaatgtaaaaaaacagaagtatttaaaaatattagtattCCATTATGTAGTAATGATCCAAAAACAATTGTTAGAACAGCATTacaaaaatgtaatttaaatACAGATAAAGTACCAAAATCAGTGGATGatgaaaaaatgaaaaatggTGGGTTATATATTTCACCTACTGATAAGATGAATGCTGATATGATTTGGCGCGATTTACATGCTgagtattataaaaagaaaaaaaaaggacaatcatcaaataatgaattattgAATGTCTTATCAAAAAATCGTGACattgtttttgaaaaaatgaaatCATGGGAACATATGCAAGAAATTTGTAAAGATGAAATTGAACATTTAAAACGGGTTGTTGGTATAAAAAGGGTAATCTGGAATTTATCATGGGAACAATCTTACATGAAACGTTGTTTAATGGGAGTTTCGTTTATGTATAGAGATGCAAAtgatagtattaaaaaagatattattttagcattaaataattgtacATTACTTTTTGGACGTGGCAGTTATATTACGTGTGATGGAAATATACAATTTGGTGCAGATGATGTACCTCAGAAATGGTTAGAACTTTGTATgtcaattaatattaaaagaaaagaattatccttatttattgaaattcataataagttaaaatcattattagGAGAAGAATcaaaattgatatataataaagatgGATGTCTTTCAAAAACAATtcatgaatataaaaatttatatttacgATTAtctaatagaaataaaaatgaattacaGGAATTacaagaattattaaaaggtATTACAATAGAAGTTGTATCATCATATGatgaattaaatataaataaatgtggtcatttttttattccatgtaatgttgaatttttatttttaaaagattacataaaaaaaaatattggtgTTAGCAAGTATCTTTCTGAAAAATATACCTTAAAGATGATTGAAGcagaaacattaaaaaatagttgCAAAAGAATATtgcaattaaaaaatttaacatgggatgataatatattaatggaAGATTTAAGAAAATGTATCTTAAGATTAGAGGAGTCAGATGaaagtattaaaaacttGATAATTGGTATGAACGTCATAATATCAACAAATCCAAAAATTACCGTTTTAAATGATGGAACTGTATCAATTCCAATAAATTGGatataa